TGGCAGACTGGGCCAAGAAAAGGTTGTTTTACCAACAGAGCCCAGGGTTTGTTTGAAAATCATCTGGCACATATTCGGATTTAATTCTTACAAATCCAACGTAGtatacatgtttatttaaaaagaagacaaatacGATAAACATTTCACTCTTCCTAATATTTAAATGGCAgtgagtgtaaataaatacattactgaaaagaaaaatgtttgccaaagacataaaatgaatctttctactctttttttttttttttatgtgttctaGGCTACTGTttagcctttatttctgttaatcatGATTTTCTGCTCAAAGCtacaaaatattacttttaagACTGAAAAGTtgattcaacaaaaaatatgttttctttaaggttgttgtcataaaaatacactttttatcTGGCAAACGAGCCTCATTGGAGCACACgttctaatttattgattttttcatcttttttattcatttttaataagaatGACACCCTCTTGGGCTAAATGCTGACCTACTTACATATCAAAGCAGATGAATGTCTCACCCAAAAGGGTTTGTCATTGCCATGGAAAAAGTAAGGGACAATGTTTCTCtccctttttaaaaagtgtttgacTCCTTTGGAAAGATGGGCAGCAGTGTTAAAGACGGTAACGTGAACCAGCCTGGTTCGCCGCAGCAGTGTCGCTCTGCCATCGGCCCCAGCTTCTCTACACAGTACTGCCAGGTGTTCCTGAAGCAGGTGAATGCCAATAAAAACCTTAATGACAGAGGCATAGTAAGTTATAGAGAAAAACCGAATATAGTTTTTTCCTGCTATTCCAGGGAGCAACACAGTATTTTGTGGGTATTTGTGTTCCTGACTCATGTGGGGAAGATGATGTGAAGCAACTGGTGCAGTGTGGTGAGTGTTTATCAAGACAGATTTTCTGCATATTTGTCTTTCTCTGCTTTAGggttattttcacattttcctcacATGGTACCTATTTTCCCAATAGAGAGACTTCAGCTTAACCAGAAGTCCCTCCTTAGTCCATTACCTCCAATCCTGACCAATCAGTCTTCTCGGGAGCTAATCATGACTCACTGTATGGCTGACGCAGTTGCTCTTGATGCTTCAGACATTGCCTGCATGTCAGTATATTAGTCATCCCCTGATATTACTCCCATCACTCTGCATGCTTGTTCTTCGATGCCTATGGTCGAGTTAAACTTGGTATTTTTCCCTCcacaggtgtgtgtgttgtgtaaTGTTAGCCATTCCTCTTGTGGCCACCCTGTTCACAGCCTTAAGAAGATCAGAGCAGAGCAGCATGGTCAATCCCACAATAGAGTTGTCCCATTCAAACTTTTATGGCACCCTGAAAACCAGTGGCTTGTCCAGCAAAGAAATGAATGGGGGCACATTAGAGGAAAATGGTAAGgagaatttttatttcttctcctcCTAATAGACAAGTActgagatgtttatttttacaggcaGAATCGGTCCTGTTGGACAGTGTCTTTCTCGAAGCTGTGTTTCCAGCTGCTTTCAAGCACTCTCCTTGCAGACAACAAGCAAGGGAGTCCTCAGCACCGCCTCCTCTTCCCGATGTGAAAACTATACCTCTCTGAACGGTATTCGTGTCCTCAGTTTGCTGTGGATTATATGTGGCCATTCTGCACAGTTCCCAGTTATTAACAACCTAggtaagaacaaaaacaggctGTAACGTCTTCAAAATACTGGATTCACATTCTTGTGTCTCTGTTGTAGATAACTACAAAACATGGAGGAAAGCAGTTGAAAGCAGCCCACTATATGTGCTCACCATCAGCGGGCCTATTTTTCTTGCTGTTGATACCTTCTTATTGCTGGGGTGGGACTAGATTGAAATATTGCTAACCTTATCGTGGTGCATAAAGGGATTTCTAACTTCTAATAACTTTACTTTTCAGGGGTTTACTCAGTGCCAGGTCTTTGCTGAGCTCCATCGACAAGGCAGAAGACAATTTAAGTCTCAGTCTGGTTGCAAACTATCTCTTCAAGAGGATCAAAAGGCATGATATCATGACTTTACAGtgctttacaaaataatgcataCGCCATAGGCATTGTTCAATATTTcatcattgggattttatttgagaccaacagaaagaacaacataACTGTGTCATGGAAGGGAAATGGAACctggtttgttgtttgttttacaattaaaatcatCTGAAAGATGAGTGGCTTACTGTCTTTACAATGCGAACTTCAGATCTTTACCACCTTTAGTAAATGAAAGTTTTGCCCAAACTGCTTTGCAAAATACCTCAAGCTCAGTCATATTGGTTGAGAGAGTCTACACAGAATTTTACCACAATTGGACTTCAATCTGGACTTTGATTTTTCCGTTGTCTATAAGTATGTTTTTCATTATACTGATTGATTTATGACCTGACACTGAAGTTTTCTTAGCTTCATCCCTGACTTATCTGCTCTGTTCCCTGGTCTCCacgatgctgtttgttcactaaatTTAACTGAGAACCATAAAATTCTTCCACAGAACTGCTGGATATATATTTAGATAACATTTTTCACAGGTGAACTCGTAGTTCTGGATTTCAATTAGGGGAATTGCagtaaagtaaaatcaaaacatgttatttgtgttggtctatcacataaaatgccaataaatTTGGAGTTGtgagaaaatgtcaacaaattcAATGGGTGAAAGGaagaataatgttttttgtacaGTAAATCTGAGGACTGAAAGATTACATTTCTCTCTTCATCTTCCCACTCCAGGATTCAGCCTTTGCATCTGTTTACAGTCTGTCTCACCATCAGCATCATCTCTTTGGTGCGGTGGGGACCCTACTGGTTCCCATTTGTTGAAATGTTGATGGACTGCAAGGCATACTGGTGGGCTAACTTACTGCTGGTTAGCAATCTCCTACCAGTCCATGAGATTGTAAGTTCCATCAGCTTTTCGGAAGTCTTCAGGAGGAATTTCAGCTTATTTTTGCCTCTCTCCAAATCTCTCCTCAGTGTATTCCCTGGACATGGTACTTGTCTCTGGACTTCCAATGTTACGCCACAACCCCCCTGCTGGTCTATATTTATAGACTGTATGTCCACATCCTTTAACATCATCTCAAACACCGTAGAAACTAGAGTAATAACCTTTTCCATTCTGTCTCTTCTGTTTCAGTAAAAGGAGTGTGTTTGCTGTTGTGGTAGGAGGCCTATTGGTGAGCACCACTGTGGCCAGTGCTGCTATAACTGCACGCCTGCACCTTCCAGTATTTCAGCCATCCACGATGTAAGCTTCCTAACCTAAAGAGGTTCAGTAAATGATAGAAAATTTACCTCTTCTTTTATCATCCACATATTTACGTTGAAGAGTTTGTCTTTGCAGAACATCAGATAATTATGTTGTGCATTACTATGTGAAACCCTATACAAGATATGGACCGTTTCTAATAGGGATCCTAACAGGAATATACTTGACAAGAAAGAAAGATCAACTATTAAAGGAAAGGGTGAGTTACTTAGATTTTCCATTCTTGAAGAATTTGAGAACCCTTACTTTGTAATAAAGTAGAACTGAATGAAGTATTTTGCATGTTCAATTGTTTACTGGTGGGAGGAAATTTGActcattttgaattattttaatttgttgtacATCTGTTGAGGTAACTTAACTGAAACGggtctttacatttttgtgcttaattttttattcagtggcaAGCAGCGCTTGGttggttctgctgtttttctctgatGGTTTTGCTGATCGGACTGGCCTACTTCCTGAAAGAAACCCCACCTTATGCATCTGTGGCTCATGCTCTGTATCAGGGGTTGCACAGGCCAGTCTGGGCCCTGGCTGTGAGTTGGATCATACTGGCCTGTGAGGAGGGCTGTGGAGGTTTGAATAAATCCAATTACATCTTCAGTTTGGCAGAAcacttaattttgtttaaaaaagctTGTACgtttcattcttcttctttgttctttgattagttttaccaaaaactgcACCCCTGGTATTAGGTTATGTTTCTCTTTGAACTTTAGATACTGCAGTTTGAAGTATACAGTAATACCAGTAGAGGGAAGGGAAGAACTGGTGTctcagtttttgtgtgtgtttgtttctccagGTTTTATCAAGACGTTTTTGTCCTTTGGTTTCTGGGTTCCACTTTCCAACATTAGCTTTGCCTGCTATCTGATACATCccatcttcatcatcctctACAATGGCATGCAAGAGACGCCGATCCACTACACAAACATCAACTTTGTGAGAATTTCAtcttcataatttttttaacaagtcaACATTCTTGTCTTCCTCCAATGGGTGTCTGTCCTCTGCAGATGTACCTGTTCCTCGGCCATCTGGTGCTAACTCTGGCAGTCGGCTGTGCTCTCACTATGTTGGTTGAGAAACCCTACCTCTTCCTGAAACCCAAATGCATCTAGAGAATCTGCTTCGTATAATACAGCAACATTCACATTTATATATTGGTATCCCTCGTAAAGAGTTGGCAAATTGCTGCCGTAGCAAAATCATTACAGACAAGTTGAGATTAGTAGATGTTTTCTTACTGTTGCTCAATTTCTTTATGGAGATCAAAAAACGTCGGCcttgtttctttggtttttgcattttcttgttttccacattttgaagAGTGTCTAAGAGAAGAGGTCATCCTTATATTTACACAGAAGCTAAACAAACATTCTCTCACTAAATGTTCCTCAACATTCAACATAGGTTATACATTGTAAATCCTTCAGTTGCATTTATGTTGTAGGCATTGTTAGATGTGCTGGTCGTCATGGTACAGAcacttttagaaaaagaaagcaattaaAGCCGTAGAGAAAAAAGTAGGAAACCCCATGAAAGCCTGTCTATTTTTCTAACATATATGGAGATATGGGTAATTAATATAATCTGCACAATACcgagtaaataaaataaaaaactaaagtaaccttttaagattttcagcaaagtaaaataaataaatattttgcatcaaatctgttttgtggatttttttcctttctttcaatgtagttttgaactttttacatcatttatttttgtcattttgttgttttttttattctataacTATACCTTTTCGGATGTGATCAAGTTGGAGTAGCTCTGTATTATTGCTTtttctaaaatactttattcctcctctttcttgttgatttagtttttttattctctctggTTTTGGCTGCTGTGCAGCTGAAAGC
The sequence above is a segment of the Gambusia affinis linkage group LG17, SWU_Gaff_1.0, whole genome shotgun sequence genome. Coding sequences within it:
- the oacyl gene encoding O-acyltransferase like protein, whose translation is MKDIDTFLWELNQDKPKEYAALMFDSFGKMGSSVKDGNVNQPGSPQQCRSAIGPSFSTQYCQVFLKQGATQYFVGICVPDSCGEDDVKQLVQCERLQLNQKSLLSPLPPILTNQSSRELIMTHCMADAVALDASDIACMCVCCVMLAIPLVATLFTALRRSEQSSMVNPTIELSHSNFYGTLKTSGLSSKEMNGGTLEENGRIGPVGQCLSRSCVSSCFQALSLQTTSKGVLSTASSSRCENYTSLNGIRVLSLLWIICGHSAQFPVINNLDNYKTWRKAVESSPLYVLTISGPIFLAVDTFLLLGGLLSARSLLSSIDKAEDNLSLSLVANYLFKRIKRIQPLHLFTVCLTISIISLVRWGPYWFPFVEMLMDCKAYWWANLLLVSNLLPVHEICIPWTWYLSLDFQCYATTPLLVYIYRLKRSVFAVVVGGLLVSTTVASAAITARLHLPVFQPSTITSDNYVVHYYVKPYTRYGPFLIGILTGIYLTRKKDQLLKERWQAALGWFCCFSLMVLLIGLAYFLKETPPYASVAHALYQGLHRPVWALAVSWIILACEEGCGGFIKTFLSFGFWVPLSNISFACYLIHPIFIILYNGMQETPIHYTNINFMYLFLGHLVLTLAVGCALTMLVEKPYLFLKPKCI